From Streptomyces sp. NBC_00237, a single genomic window includes:
- a CDS encoding tetratricopeptide repeat protein: protein MSLERAEGLYDLGRYEQAAAALGTHLASHPDDAHGWTLLARSLRGAKNPQGALHAADQALRLDPGSITALIVRSEELAALGNLPAAEWSAREAVRLAPQRWGTHATVAEVLSKGGPWQVTEAYEVARHTVSLAPEEPYAHFLVGLTAHRLKRTDVAVEAYRTTLRLDPGHAAARHNLALLDLHHRRRGGWKRAAEGFAEASVLDPGDRDGRYNLEVMAWNTVALARWVALLGLAVGMITKAVQEDSGPGALVVGLPALVGIWLLWGWWVRRRMPERLRGPLLRLARGCPPVMWMAGAVGLLGALGVVLAAVPGLPAWFLGATVAPTIWAVFLTYWISRSALRRRSP from the coding sequence ATGAGTCTGGAACGGGCCGAGGGGCTGTACGACCTCGGGCGGTACGAACAGGCCGCCGCCGCACTGGGAACGCACCTGGCGTCCCATCCGGACGACGCCCACGGGTGGACCCTGCTCGCCCGCAGCCTGCGCGGGGCCAAGAACCCGCAGGGCGCTCTGCACGCGGCGGACCAGGCGCTGCGGCTGGACCCGGGCAGCATCACCGCGCTGATCGTGCGGTCGGAGGAACTGGCCGCGCTGGGCAACCTCCCGGCCGCCGAGTGGTCGGCCCGGGAGGCGGTCAGGCTGGCCCCGCAGCGCTGGGGCACGCACGCCACCGTCGCGGAGGTCCTGTCGAAGGGCGGCCCGTGGCAGGTCACGGAGGCGTACGAGGTGGCCAGGCACACGGTGTCGCTCGCCCCCGAGGAGCCGTACGCGCACTTCCTGGTGGGGCTCACCGCGCACCGCCTCAAGAGGACGGACGTGGCGGTGGAGGCGTACCGCACCACCCTGCGCCTGGATCCCGGGCACGCCGCGGCCCGGCACAACCTCGCCCTGCTCGACCTGCACCACCGTCGTCGCGGCGGCTGGAAGCGGGCCGCGGAGGGCTTCGCGGAAGCATCCGTCCTCGATCCGGGGGACCGGGACGGCCGGTACAACCTGGAGGTGATGGCGTGGAACACCGTCGCCCTCGCCCGCTGGGTCGCCCTGCTGGGGCTCGCCGTCGGCATGATCACGAAGGCCGTCCAGGAGGACAGCGGGCCGGGGGCGCTCGTCGTGGGGCTGCCCGCGCTCGTGGGTATCTGGCTCCTGTGGGGGTGGTGGGTGCGCCGCAGGATGCCGGAGCGGCTGCGCGGCCCGCTGCTGCGGCTTGCCCGGGGCTGTCCGCCGGTGATGTGGATGGCGGGCGCCGTGGGACTGCTGGGTGCGCTGGGCGTCGTCCTGGCGGCGGTACCTGGGCTGCCCGCCTGGTTCCTCGGGGCGACGGTGGCACCGACGATCTGGGCGGTGTTCCTGACGTACTGGATCAGCCGCAGCGCACTGAGGCGGCGCAGCCCGTAA
- a CDS encoding histidine triad nucleotide-binding protein has product MAGEPQADCLFCKIVAGEVPATVVRETETTLAFRDINPQAPTHVLVIPKVHHPDAASLAAAEPQIAADVLREAGQVALDEKVAESGYRIILNTGSGAGQTVFHAHAHVLGGRGLTWPPG; this is encoded by the coding sequence ATGGCCGGTGAACCGCAGGCGGACTGCCTGTTCTGCAAGATCGTCGCGGGGGAGGTCCCCGCCACGGTCGTCCGCGAGACCGAGACCACCCTCGCCTTCCGGGACATCAACCCGCAGGCGCCCACGCACGTCCTGGTCATCCCCAAGGTGCACCACCCGGACGCCGCCTCGCTGGCCGCGGCCGAGCCGCAGATCGCCGCCGACGTGCTGCGCGAGGCGGGACAGGTCGCCCTCGACGAGAAGGTCGCGGAGAGCGGCTACCGGATCATCCTCAACACGGGTTCCGGCGCGGGCCAGACGGTCTTCCACGCGCACGCGCACGTCCTGGGCGGGCGCGGTCTCACCTGGCCCCCCGGGTAG
- a CDS encoding ribonuclease Z: MSARELVVLGTASQVPTRRRNHNGYLLRWDAEGLLFDPGEGTQRQMLRAGVAAHDIDRICVTHFHGDHSLGLAGVIQRINLDQVPHPVTAHYPASGQHFFERLRYSTAYRESVDIAEAPVSADGVLATTPGYTLSAHKLSHPVESYGYRLVEPDSRRMLPEKLAAYGIKGPDVGRLQREGVLNGVTLAEVSEERRGQRFAFVMDTRLCEGVHVLAEGCDMLVIESTFLDEDVRLATDHGHLTAGQAAKAARDAGVRHLVLTHFSQRYSDPEEFERQARAVGFEGELTVADDLMRVSVPKRV, from the coding sequence GTGTCCGCTCGCGAACTGGTCGTCCTCGGCACCGCCAGCCAGGTGCCCACCCGTCGCCGCAACCACAACGGCTACCTCCTGCGCTGGGACGCCGAGGGCCTCCTCTTCGACCCCGGCGAGGGCACCCAGCGCCAGATGCTGCGGGCCGGGGTCGCCGCCCACGACATCGACCGGATCTGCGTCACGCACTTCCACGGCGACCACTCCCTGGGCCTGGCAGGAGTGATCCAGCGCATCAACCTCGACCAGGTCCCGCACCCGGTCACCGCGCACTACCCGGCGAGCGGACAGCACTTCTTCGAGCGGCTGCGGTACTCCACCGCCTACCGCGAGAGCGTCGACATCGCCGAGGCACCGGTGTCGGCGGACGGCGTCCTGGCCACCACTCCCGGATACACGTTGTCCGCCCACAAGCTGTCGCACCCGGTGGAGAGTTACGGCTACCGCCTGGTCGAGCCCGACAGCCGTCGCATGCTGCCCGAGAAGCTGGCCGCGTACGGCATCAAGGGCCCGGACGTGGGCCGCCTCCAGCGGGAGGGCGTGCTGAACGGCGTCACCCTCGCGGAGGTGAGCGAGGAACGCCGGGGGCAGCGCTTCGCGTTCGTCATGGACACCCGGCTGTGCGAGGGCGTGCACGTGCTCGCCGAAGGCTGCGACATGCTCGTCATCGAGTCGACGTTTCTCGACGAGGACGTCCGCCTGGCCACCGACCACGGCCACCTGACCGCAGGGCAGGCCGCGAAGGCGGCACGGGATGCGGGCGTACGGCACTTGGTCCTGACGCACTTCTCGCAGCGCTACAGCGACCCGGAGGAGTTCGAGCGTCAGGCGCGGGCAGTGGGTTTCGAAGGGGAACTGACGGTCGCCGACGACCTGATGAGGGTGTCGGTGCCGAAGCGGGTCTGA